A single window of Bombyx mori chromosome 9, ASM3026992v2 DNA harbors:
- the LOC101745897 gene encoding transcription factor SPT20 homolog, with protein sequence MMCPTTALYFVVMLLSLTTAQDTSTDDINKLDNIEVKPSARLDPYIRKALLRALSELEESGDITTASDASDGPLSTNTGIQLNEDFTETQTAKEGIQIHSFVVNGQAAFENSTSFNPTVLENNISILSTTAGNVENQATLTRSTLSPINDYYRTKISGINQQQVRSIPTSTLQNIKNDEKASFKQKLSTTTTTTTTTTTTTTPKPTHNEDGENIEDVDKRDVQVYQAPLVAAFTVHQDANGLPKKVIPLYQQTHGQQLLRPSPTNIVPNVFTPQPLRQTIPLPTNLPNRNINTQNEFIAHQFVLQKELEEKQRILEEQLRLLQLQQSQQEELLRKQQFLLQNKQVQNNVFDQSRNRNILSNNPVNNFSVQKNSQQTQSFNQNALRPQNSFLTVQPSVPVEQTTTVSNQQQLPNREAVDFLLQLRNHQFPLQENHLPQGIGTFLQPSPTQSFHQGLNLNQISTNQQVPKQNTRVFRQEVGVGNLGINNQNYNRFNTFNPVHTNRFFPQQSRTNQFTPDFELKQLLFQTGLNGRHNEDLNIVSKVLSLNHGIPLNNVSNRLPFDSRRQVNTFI encoded by the coding sequence aCGACGGCGTTATATTTCGTAGTCATGTTGCTGTCATTGACTACTGCGCAAGATACATCAACAGATGATATTAACAAATTGGATAACATAGAGGTGAAACCTTCGGCTAGATTAGATCCTTACATTAGGAAAGCTTTATTAAGAGCGCTTAGTGAACTTGAAGAAAGTGGGGATATTACAACAGCCTCGGACGCTAGCGATGGACCTTTAAGCACGAACACTGGAATTCAACTAAACGAAGACTTCACCGAAACTCAGACAGCTAAAGAAGGTATCCAAATACATTCGTTTGTCGTAAATGGGCAGGCAGCTTTTGAAAACAGCACAAGCTTTAATCCAACTGTCTTGGAAAATAACATTTCTATATTAAGTACAACAGCTGGGAATGTTGAAAATCAAGCAACACTTACTCGTTCTACATTATCTCCGATAAATGATTATTATCGAACAAAAATCTCTGGAATTAATCAACAACAAGTAAGGAGTATACCGACTTCAACATTACAAAATATCAAAAATGACGAAAAGGCATCATTCAAGCAAAAACTTTCAACAACGACCACAACGACCACGACCACGACTACGACTACAACTCCAAAACCAACGCACAATGAAGATGGTGAAAATATAGAAGACGTGGACAAAAGGGACGTTCAGGTCTATCAAGCGCCATTAGTTGCGGCTTTCACTGTTCATCAAGACGCTAATGGACTTCCCAAAAAGGTTATACCACTTTATCAACAGACTCATGGCCAACAACTATTAAGGCCTTCACCGACTAATATCGTGCCTAACGTATTCACACCTCAGCCACTGAGACAAACTATCCCATTGCCAACCAATTTACCTAACAGAAACATAAATActcaaaatgaatttattgcACATCAGTTCGTTTTACAAAAGGAGTTGGAAGAAAAACAAAGGATTCTTGAGGAGCAATTGCGTCTCCTGCAGCTACAGCAAAGTCAACAAGAAGAACTATTGAGAAAACAACAATTTCTTCTACAAAACAAGCAAGTGCAGAATAATGTATTTGACCAATCTAGAAACCGAAACATTCTGTCGAATAATCCTGTGAATAATTTTTCAGTACAGAAAAATTCTCAACAAACTCAATCGTTTAATCAAAACGCTTTACGTCCACAAAATTCATTCCTAACTGTCCAGCCTAGTGTACCTGTGGAGCAAACTACAACCGTGTCTAATCAGCAACAGCTTCCAAATCGAGAAGCAGTTGATTTTCTCTTACAATTACGTAATCACCAGTTTCCACTTCAAGAGAATCATCTACCCCAAGGCATTGGTACGTTTTTACAACCAAGCCCTACGCAAAGTTTTCACCAAGGTTTAAACTTGAACCAAATTTCCACAAATCAACAAGTTCCTAAACAAAACACTCGTGTTTTCCGCCAAGAGGTAGGTGTTGGCAACTTAGGAATCAACAATCAAAACTACAATCGCTTCAACACTTTTAATCCTGTTCACACGAACAGATTTTTCCCGCAGCAATCGAGAACCAATCAATTTACACCAGATTTTGAGCTCAAGCAATTATTATTCCAAACTGGACTGAATGGACGACATAACGAAGATTTGAATATTGTATCTAAAGTTCTGTCTCTAAACCATGGCATACCATTGAATAATGTTTCAAACCGTTTACCTTTTGACAGTAGAAGACAAGTAAACACATTTATCTAA